One segment of Vagococcus martis DNA contains the following:
- the aac(6') gene encoding aminoglycoside 6'-N-acetyltransferase, whose product MEETGAIKFTIKPLFILGVEKDGLEDYGQVFVAEIEEISNKLEYEMEEVLFLDSELESFTYPAIQEMISHESERRNKGVIEECKLTHIDKLIQLARNIYRNSSYEELECEFQKILNNRLSMIYLYLVNQEVVGFAQFEIRNDYVEGIKNKPCGYLEGVFVESSYRRKGIAKALVLKGEEWAKNKRCREFASDCELENLDSLLFHQQIGFREVSRNIHFVKK is encoded by the coding sequence ATGGAGGAAACAGGAGCTATTAAGTTTACCATTAAACCGTTGTTCATATTAGGTGTAGAAAAAGATGGATTAGAGGATTATGGACAAGTATTTGTTGCAGAAATAGAAGAAATTTCGAATAAATTGGAGTACGAAATGGAAGAAGTACTCTTTTTAGATAGTGAACTTGAAAGTTTTACTTATCCAGCGATTCAAGAAATGATAAGTCACGAAAGCGAAAGAAGGAATAAAGGAGTCATTGAAGAATGTAAGTTAACTCACATAGATAAATTAATACAATTAGCTCGAAATATTTATCGAAATAGTTCTTATGAGGAATTAGAATGTGAATTTCAAAAGATACTTAATAATAGGTTATCTATGATTTATCTTTATTTGGTGAATCAAGAGGTTGTGGGGTTTGCTCAATTTGAAATTCGAAATGATTATGTAGAGGGAATAAAAAATAAGCCTTGTGGTTATTTAGAAGGTGTTTTTGTAGAGAGTTCGTATCGTAGAAAAGGAATTGCCAAAGCATTAGTTTTAAAAGGGGAAGAATGGGCTAAAAATAAAAGGTGTAGAGAATTTGCTAGTGATTGTGAATTAGAAAATTTAGATAGTTTGTTATTTCATCAACAGATTGGTTTTAGAGAAGTTAGTCGTAATATTCATTTTGTTAAAAAATAA
- a CDS encoding helix-turn-helix transcriptional regulator, producing MTVVNHIREIREERHIKQTDMAEALGVSRQTMTAIEKMKYNPSLELSLKIAEYFNLQVEDIFQLNSGR from the coding sequence ATAACAGTTGTTAATCATATTAGAGAGATTCGTGAAGAACGACATATTAAACAAACAGATATGGCTGAGGCATTAGGTGTTTCTAGACAGACTATGACGGCAATTGAAAAAATGAAATACAACCCAAGCTTGGAGTTATCTTTAAAAATTGCCGAGTATTTTAATCTACAAGTAGAAGATATTTTTCAATTAAATTCTGGAAGATAA
- a CDS encoding ISL3 family transposase, translating into MDNNTRKLLNLTDDSLIFNEDWLSREARNNRSVNMIIGRLVNKDKQCKKCGFDQSVKNGTYQTISQLPEVERRPTYLKLHRERYLCRNCGSTFSASTSLVDDYCQISKQLKYQIAFDLKDNRSRKEIAECHSVSENTVKRVLVSFTNNQQPNFNFFPTALCVDEFSSTSDCHAGMSFICADATSKKIIDILPDKRLHKLVSYFMKYSRKSRLKVRFLVMDMNASYGQLLKTVFPNAEIVTDRFHIIQHINRSFNTLRIKEMNQLKRHNQEEGKQYRRLKRYWKLLLKDSFELNYKHFYYRPLFKRNMSSTELVDELLSYSSLLKKAYHFIQELKYAYRTNDYVLFLELCSKIPVELPKYFKDKFKIFGKFSQGVMNAFKYSYSNGFLEGINNKIKVIKRVAYGYRNFLLFKRRIFLIQNQVFQVK; encoded by the coding sequence ATGGATAATAATACAAGAAAACTACTCAATTTAACAGATGATTCTCTTATTTTTAATGAGGATTGGTTGTCTCGCGAAGCGAGAAATAACCGCTCAGTTAATATGATTATAGGAAGATTAGTGAATAAAGATAAGCAATGCAAGAAATGTGGATTTGATCAATCCGTTAAAAACGGAACGTATCAAACCATTAGTCAATTGCCTGAAGTTGAACGTCGTCCAACTTATCTGAAACTTCACAGAGAGCGTTACCTTTGTAGAAACTGTGGATCAACTTTCAGTGCTTCTACTTCTCTAGTAGATGACTATTGTCAAATTTCTAAACAGCTTAAATACCAAATTGCTTTTGACTTAAAAGATAATCGATCACGTAAAGAAATTGCAGAATGTCACAGTGTCTCTGAAAACACTGTTAAACGTGTGTTAGTATCATTTACCAATAACCAGCAACCGAATTTTAACTTCTTTCCCACGGCTCTTTGTGTAGATGAGTTTAGCTCTACTTCTGATTGTCATGCTGGAATGAGCTTTATTTGTGCTGATGCGACATCTAAAAAAATAATCGATATCTTACCTGATAAAAGATTACATAAGTTGGTTTCTTACTTTATGAAGTATTCCAGAAAATCACGTTTAAAAGTAAGATTTTTGGTCATGGACATGAATGCAAGTTACGGTCAACTATTAAAAACAGTCTTTCCAAACGCCGAAATCGTCACAGATCGATTTCATATTATTCAACATATTAACCGATCTTTCAACACCTTAAGAATAAAAGAAATGAATCAACTAAAACGCCACAATCAAGAGGAAGGAAAGCAGTATCGAAGATTAAAGCGTTATTGGAAACTCCTTTTAAAGGACAGTTTTGAATTAAACTATAAACACTTTTATTATCGTCCTTTATTCAAGAGAAATATGTCATCTACCGAATTGGTAGATGAGTTACTTTCTTATAGTTCTCTATTAAAAAAAGCGTATCATTTTATCCAAGAATTAAAGTATGCTTATAGAACCAACGATTATGTCTTATTTTTAGAGTTATGTTCAAAGATACCTGTTGAATTACCAAAGTATTTTAAAGATAAATTCAAGATATTTGGTAAGTTTTCCCAAGGAGTTATGAATGCCTTTAAATACTCCTATTCAAATGGTTTCTTAGAAGGCATTAACAATAAAATTAAAGTGATTAAACGTGTTGCCTATGGCTATCGAAACTTTCTACTATTCAAACGACGTATCTTTTTGATTCAAAATCAAGTTTTTCAGGTTAAATAA
- a CDS encoding phosphoribosylanthranilate isomerase has protein sequence MKNKLNEFLKIAKKLNDIGITPLLMGSLGLEFITRKNWDSRDIDIHVKGDPRGWEAPDDERIDDWENIELIMKDLGYTLIDLHEHEFIKDDFSVEYGVIDTLPIFANVSLNDLEWNKRDDVEFYTPSTEAYLKIYLASSKDSYRANGNNNKDFEKIEYLKELLKIN, from the coding sequence ATGAAAAATAAATTAAATGAATTTTTAAAAATAGCAAAAAAATTAAATGATATAGGTATAACACCTTTATTAATGGGTTCATTAGGCTTAGAATTTATCACACGTAAGAATTGGGATTCCAGAGATATTGACATTCACGTCAAAGGTGACCCTAGAGGTTGGGAAGCTCCTGACGATGAAAGAATTGATGATTGGGAAAATATAGAGTTAATTATGAAAGACTTAGGGTATACTTTAATAGATTTGCATGAACACGAATTTATCAAAGATGATTTTTCTGTAGAGTACGGTGTTATTGACACGTTACCTATTTTTGCAAACGTATCTTTAAATGATTTAGAATGGAACAAACGGGACGATGTTGAGTTTTACACACCATCTACAGAAGCATACCTTAAAATTTATTTAGCTTCTAGTAAGGATAGTTATAGGGCAAATGGTAATAATAACAAAGATTTTGAAAAAATAGAATATCTTAAAGAACTCCTGAAAATAAATTAA
- a CDS encoding P-II family nitrogen regulator: MKKIEAIIRQEKLNDLQEALYKEAGIKGMTVSQVLGYGNQLGWKEYVRGQEILTTLVPKLEINMVVSDELLDTVTNIIIEVCQTGEVGDGKIFIYNVENAIRIRTRETGDLAL; the protein is encoded by the coding sequence ATGAAAAAAATCGAAGCAATCATCAGACAAGAAAAATTGAATGACTTACAAGAAGCTTTATATAAAGAAGCTGGCATTAAAGGGATGACCGTTTCTCAAGTACTTGGTTACGGGAACCAATTAGGATGGAAAGAATATGTTCGTGGTCAAGAGATTTTAACAACCTTAGTTCCAAAGTTAGAAATCAATATGGTTGTATCTGATGAGTTATTGGATACAGTCACAAACATCATTATTGAGGTTTGTCAAACTGGCGAAGTTGGAGATGGTAAAATATTCATCTATAACGTTGAAAATGCGATACGTATTCGAACGAGGGAAACCGGTGATTTAGCTTTATAA
- a CDS encoding ammonium transporter, which yields MNSGDISFILVCSALVFLMTPGLAFFYGGLSRRKNIINTMMMVIFTLGLGSVLWYAFGYSLSFSGENSFVGNLDKLFFKDVSLNTGLKTDSTIPEGLFAAFQMMFSLITVAIITGSVAGRMRFSALFIFITVWLIVVYYPMAHMVWGGGFLEEIGSIDFAGGNVVHISSGITGLILAIVLGNRRGYNKLEYRPHNIPFIVLGAGLLWFGWFGFNAGSTLGANSLAVHALIVTHASAAMAMLSWMLIEKVLIGKPTIVGASTGAIVGLVAITPGAGFVPLWSALLIGFLVSPFCYFFIGVIKRKFGIDDALDAFGCHGVGGIFGGIATGIFAEKSIGGVDGLLFGGLDLFIAQIISIIVTLLFAGVASFVIIKIIKVFMPIRVSEKEEIQGLDVTEHDETAYPTFLGMDN from the coding sequence ATGAATAGTGGAGATATTAGTTTTATACTGGTCTGTTCGGCTTTAGTTTTTTTAATGACTCCGGGGTTAGCATTTTTTTATGGAGGACTATCAAGACGAAAAAACATCATTAATACTATGATGATGGTCATTTTTACTTTAGGTTTAGGTTCTGTATTATGGTATGCCTTTGGATACAGCTTATCTTTTAGCGGAGAGAATAGCTTCGTGGGTAATCTTGATAAACTATTCTTTAAAGATGTTTCTCTAAATACTGGATTAAAAACTGATAGCACGATCCCTGAAGGTTTATTTGCAGCCTTTCAGATGATGTTTTCATTAATCACAGTGGCAATTATTACCGGTTCTGTTGCTGGGCGAATGCGATTTTCGGCCCTTTTTATTTTTATAACGGTTTGGTTGATTGTCGTCTATTATCCTATGGCTCACATGGTTTGGGGCGGTGGTTTCTTAGAAGAAATCGGCTCAATCGATTTTGCAGGAGGAAATGTTGTCCATATTAGTTCAGGTATAACTGGACTTATTCTAGCGATTGTTTTAGGAAATCGACGTGGCTATAATAAATTGGAATATCGTCCACATAATATTCCGTTCATTGTGTTAGGTGCTGGTCTTTTATGGTTTGGATGGTTTGGATTTAATGCTGGTAGTACTTTAGGTGCAAATAGTTTAGCAGTGCATGCTTTAATCGTCACTCATGCTTCAGCAGCGATGGCGATGTTATCCTGGATGTTAATTGAAAAAGTATTAATTGGTAAACCTACAATTGTTGGTGCTTCTACAGGTGCAATCGTCGGATTAGTTGCCATTACACCAGGTGCGGGATTTGTTCCATTATGGAGTGCTTTACTTATCGGATTTTTAGTTAGTCCATTTTGTTACTTCTTTATTGGCGTTATTAAACGTAAATTTGGCATTGATGATGCTTTAGATGCTTTTGGTTGTCATGGTGTTGGTGGGATTTTCGGTGGAATAGCGACAGGAATCTTTGCTGAAAAATCAATTGGTGGTGTTGACGGACTGTTATTTGGTGGACTAGACTTATTCATCGCTCAAATAATAAGTATCATCGTCACATTACTATTTGCTGGAGTTGCTAGTTTTGTTATTATCAAAATCATCAAAGTGTTTATGCCTATTCGCGTATCTGAAAAAGAAGAAATTCAAGGTTTAGATGTCACTGAACATGATGAAACAGCTTATCCTACTTTCTTAGGTATGGATAATTAA
- the groES gene encoding co-chaperone GroES translates to MEGYTLLKPLGDRVVIKVKEAEEKTASGLVLTSASKEKSQTGEVIAVGDGRTLENGAKLSVSVSVGQTVLFEKYAGQEVSDSGEDYLVLHDKDIIAIVE, encoded by the coding sequence ATGGAGGGATACACATTGTTAAAACCATTAGGAGATCGTGTTGTTATTAAAGTAAAAGAAGCAGAAGAAAAAACTGCCAGTGGATTAGTTTTAACATCAGCTTCAAAAGAAAAATCTCAAACAGGTGAGGTCATTGCTGTTGGTGATGGTCGTACTTTAGAAAATGGGGCAAAATTATCCGTATCTGTAAGCGTTGGACAAACTGTCCTATTCGAAAAATATGCCGGTCAAGAAGTAAGTGACTCTGGTGAAGATTATTTAGTACTACACGACAAAGATATAATCGCAATCGTAGAATAA
- a CDS encoding CPBP family intramembrane glutamic endopeptidase → MTLNQNMVYTSFLYLFLLNGHLFLSLNDNQTMLLYSVIVFFILVIYFKTTKKDTLTTSTFSIKKIVGWGVVGLLLSFMIQWGVLFITHIIFPRLNLNTDIPSQRTYLFLFVSILFNPIMEELFFRFSFVNWIGQKLPIWVGMVISALFFMLMHTSGNLMIYFGLGIIFSYIYKKSGSILTSILVHMVMNGIVLWLN, encoded by the coding sequence ATGACATTGAATCAAAATATGGTGTATACAAGCTTTTTATATTTATTTTTATTGAACGGTCATTTATTTCTTTCATTAAATGACAATCAAACTATGTTGCTTTATAGTGTCATAGTATTTTTTATTTTGGTTATTTATTTTAAAACAACAAAAAAAGATACGTTAACAACATCAACTTTTTCTATAAAAAAAATAGTAGGGTGGGGAGTTGTAGGACTGTTATTAAGTTTTATGATCCAATGGGGAGTTTTATTTATCACTCATATTATTTTTCCTAGATTAAATCTCAATACAGATATACCAAGCCAACGAACGTATTTATTTTTGTTTGTATCAATCTTATTTAATCCTATCATGGAAGAGTTGTTTTTTCGGTTTAGTTTTGTCAATTGGATTGGACAAAAATTACCGATTTGGGTGGGAATGGTGATAAGTGCTTTGTTTTTTATGTTGATGCACACGAGTGGAAATCTGATGATTTATTTTGGTTTGGGCATTATTTTCTCATATATTTATAAAAAAAGTGGAAGTATTTTAACATCTATTCTGGTACATATGGTGATGAATGGGATAGTGCTTTGGCTAAATTAA
- a CDS encoding cysteine hydrolase family protein, with protein sequence MKNVNSVVDYFKNNNLPIIYVEQTGVGNLYSKLHFTQSDYVITKSKPSSFSSEEFCNSVNELNPNEFVVTGLMSNACVQATCKSALQKHFKVTLVEDGHDSIIKPFRTIFNKHLKNKGATLVKCSDFVIDK encoded by the coding sequence ATAAAGAATGTTAATTCAGTAGTCGATTATTTCAAAAATAATAATTTACCAATCATTTATGTAGAGCAAACTGGTGTAGGAAATTTATATAGCAAACTACATTTTACTCAATCTGATTATGTGATAACAAAGAGTAAGCCAAGTTCATTTTCATCAGAAGAATTTTGTAATAGTGTAAATGAATTAAATCCTAATGAATTTGTTGTAACAGGCTTAATGAGTAATGCTTGTGTTCAAGCGACTTGTAAGAGTGCCTTACAAAAACATTTCAAGGTAACATTAGTAGAAGATGGTCATGATTCGATTATAAAACCTTTTAGAACCATATTTAATAAACATCTGAAAAATAAAGGAGCGACTTTAGTTAAATGCTCTGATTTTGTAATTGATAAATAA
- a CDS encoding NUDIX domain-containing protein encodes MKVKTYDLGEISDDQLVIAMIVARHKGKNVYVRHKDRTTFEIPGGHRELNEPIEECAKRELMEETVATTFVLNPLFILGVERDGIEDYGQVYSAEIEGFSDKLEHEIEEVIFIEDEPEENTYPAIQSTIKNRLSRKEL; translated from the coding sequence ATGAAAGTAAAAACATATGATTTAGGGGAAATAAGTGATGATCAACTAGTTATTGCGATGATTGTTGCAAGACACAAAGGAAAAAATGTTTACGTTCGTCATAAAGATAGAACGACTTTTGAAATACCTGGTGGACATAGGGAATTAAATGAACCAATAGAGGAATGTGCTAAAAGAGAATTAATGGAGGAAACAGTGGCTACTACATTTGTTCTCAATCCTTTGTTCATATTAGGCGTTGAAAGAGATGGAATAGAAGACTATGGGCAAGTTTATTCAGCAGAAATCGAAGGATTTTCAGATAAACTAGAGCATGAGATAGAAGAAGTGATTTTTATTGAGGATGAACCTGAAGAAAATACCTATCCTGCTATTCAAAGCACCATTAAAAATAGACTATCAAGAAAAGAATTATGA
- the groL gene encoding chaperonin GroEL (60 kDa chaperone family; promotes refolding of misfolded polypeptides especially under stressful conditions; forms two stacked rings of heptamers to form a barrel-shaped 14mer; ends can be capped by GroES; misfolded proteins enter the barrel where they are refolded when GroES binds) translates to MAKDIKFSEDARSSMVRGVDTLANIVKVTLGPKGRNVVLDKSFGSPLITNDGVTIAKEVELEDRFENMGAQLVAEVASKTNDIAGDGTTTATVLTQAIVREGLKNVTAGANPIGIRRGIELATKKAVEELHAISKKIDSKESIAQVAAVSSGSEKIGELISEAMEKVGNDGVITIEESKGIETELDVVEGMQFDRGYLSQYMVTDNDKMEAVLENPYILITDKKISNIQDILPLLEQILQQGKPLLIIADDVDGEALPTLVLNKIRGTFNVAAVKAPGFGDRRKEMLQDIAALTGATVITEDLGLDLKDTTIDALGSASKVVIDKDNTTIVEGNGDKQAIENRVSLIRSQIAETTSDFDREKLQERLAKLAGGVAVIKVGAATETELKELKLRIEDALNATRAAVEEGIVAGGGTAFVNVLPKVAELDVTGDEKTGVNIVVRALEEPVRQIAENAGMEGSVVVDKLKQADAGVGYNAKDDTWVNMIDAGIVDPTKVSRSALQNAASVSALILTTEGVIADKPEPESAGMPGGMDPSMMGGMM, encoded by the coding sequence ATGGCAAAAGATATTAAATTCTCTGAAGACGCTCGTAGCTCAATGGTACGTGGTGTTGATACATTAGCAAATATTGTAAAAGTAACATTAGGACCTAAAGGACGTAACGTTGTTTTAGATAAATCATTTGGTTCTCCATTAATTACAAACGATGGTGTGACTATCGCTAAAGAAGTTGAACTTGAAGATCGTTTTGAAAACATGGGTGCTCAATTAGTGGCTGAAGTAGCTTCTAAAACAAATGACATCGCAGGTGACGGAACAACGACTGCAACTGTTTTAACTCAAGCAATCGTTCGTGAAGGACTTAAAAATGTGACTGCTGGGGCAAACCCAATTGGCATTCGTCGTGGGATTGAACTTGCTACTAAAAAAGCTGTAGAAGAATTACATGCTATTTCTAAAAAAATTGACTCAAAAGAATCAATTGCACAAGTAGCTGCTGTGTCTTCTGGTAGCGAAAAAATTGGTGAACTAATCTCTGAAGCAATGGAAAAAGTTGGTAACGACGGTGTTATCACAATCGAAGAATCTAAAGGGATTGAAACTGAATTAGATGTCGTTGAAGGAATGCAATTTGACCGTGGTTACTTATCTCAATACATGGTAACGGACAACGATAAAATGGAAGCTGTTTTAGAAAATCCATACATCTTAATTACAGACAAAAAAATCTCTAACATTCAGGATATTTTACCTTTATTAGAACAAATCTTACAACAAGGCAAACCATTATTAATCATTGCTGATGATGTTGATGGCGAAGCTTTACCAACATTAGTATTAAACAAAATCCGTGGTACATTCAACGTGGCTGCTGTTAAAGCTCCTGGATTTGGTGACCGCCGTAAAGAAATGCTACAAGACATTGCTGCTTTAACTGGCGCAACTGTTATCACTGAAGATTTAGGATTAGATTTAAAAGACACAACAATTGATGCGTTAGGTTCTGCAAGTAAAGTGGTTATCGACAAAGATAACACAACAATTGTTGAAGGAAATGGTGACAAACAAGCAATTGAAAACCGTGTATCATTAATCCGTTCTCAAATTGCTGAAACAACATCAGACTTTGACCGTGAAAAATTACAAGAACGCTTAGCTAAATTAGCTGGTGGTGTTGCTGTCATTAAAGTTGGTGCTGCAACTGAAACTGAATTAAAAGAATTAAAATTACGTATTGAAGATGCGTTAAACGCAACTCGTGCCGCTGTTGAAGAGGGTATTGTTGCTGGTGGTGGTACGGCATTTGTTAACGTATTACCAAAAGTCGCTGAACTTGATGTAACAGGTGACGAGAAAACTGGTGTGAACATTGTTGTTCGTGCTCTAGAAGAACCAGTTCGTCAAATCGCTGAAAATGCTGGTATGGAAGGTTCAGTTGTCGTTGATAAATTGAAACAAGCTGATGCAGGTGTTGGATACAATGCAAAAGATGATACTTGGGTTAACATGATTGATGCTGGTATCGTTGATCCAACTAAAGTATCACGTTCAGCTTTACAAAACGCTGCAAGTGTTTCTGCATTAATCTTAACAACTGAAGGCGTTATTGCTGACAAACCAGAACCAGAATCTGCCGGAATGCCTGGCGGTATGGATCCATCAATGATGGGCGGTATGATGTAA
- a CDS encoding MerR family transcriptional regulator, whose amino-acid sequence MYIGEFIQTFETTRETVRYYIEEGLLTPTKVNGKYFFEDIDRSDFKNIRELRDMGLSIRVLKQIKKNKKDCGSTMQWKSNLQIINDELERVEKELEILTRQKKTLEIISNQLQLALD is encoded by the coding sequence ATGTACATTGGAGAGTTTATCCAAACATTTGAGACAACTAGAGAAACAGTAAGATATTATATTGAAGAAGGATTACTCACTCCAACAAAAGTAAATGGAAAGTATTTTTTTGAGGATATAGATAGATCTGATTTTAAAAACATTCGAGAATTACGCGACATGGGATTATCGATTCGAGTGTTAAAGCAAATAAAAAAAAATAAAAAAGACTGCGGTAGTACAATGCAGTGGAAGTCCAACCTTCAAATAATTAATGATGAATTAGAAAGAGTAGAAAAGGAATTAGAGATTTTAACGAGGCAAAAGAAAACATTAGAGATTATTTCAAACCAGTTACAGTTGGCACTAGATTAA
- a CDS encoding cysteine hydrolase family protein, with translation MANQVLVVIDIQNNTTALLLGKKKIINRVNSVIQYFKENHLPIIYVKQSGAGKIHKGVLVSESDYVITKNKPSSFSSSDFCQILDKLGATEMVVTGLMSNACVQATSKSALEKGYQVTLIEDGHDSIIKPMRGVFNKILRKKGANLISCTEFISDK, from the coding sequence ATGGCAAATCAAGTATTAGTTGTAATTGATATTCAAAATAATACGACGGCGCTTTTACTGGGAAAGAAAAAAATTATCAATAGAGTAAATTCAGTCATTCAATATTTTAAAGAGAATCACTTACCAATTATTTATGTGAAACAAAGTGGTGCTGGAAAAATACACAAAGGAGTACTTGTTAGTGAATCAGATTATGTTATAACAAAAAATAAACCAAGTTCTTTTTCATCAAGTGATTTCTGTCAGATTTTAGATAAATTAGGAGCTACAGAGATGGTGGTTACAGGTTTAATGAGCAATGCCTGTGTTCAAGCAACTAGTAAAAGTGCATTAGAAAAGGGATACCAGGTAACGCTCATTGAAGACGGACATGATTCTATCATTAAACCAATGAGAGGTGTTTTTAATAAGATTTTACGTAAAAAAGGTGCTAATTTGATAAGTTGTACGGAGTTTATATCTGATAAGTAA
- a CDS encoding leucine-rich repeat domain-containing protein, giving the protein MKFVNLKCSNCGGKLKIINNHLARCSSCQSEFIIDDEKNIVNNYIINNETNKKRNNSSLMIILFVFVTTIIMAIVILGIVSKNTVTNNSVNTNIKSEAYAYREKPESEAGVAFVEQVFRKKIDNIQPEELKKIKYISVTSDDFSDNWTITYSFKNWSNPFDNFETQKIILSTDLALHALDFTSFSRLTYLDFNNTSDIEGIWEGFSLKNLDNLIFYGGHFNQSLDVILDALPQPEKLKYLKVQVRTDDQLHRLQELKKLENLDITYLAEDVSVESMKELDHLKSLMIDCYNLKDISWLSNFSKLNSLTLSNVSKISDYSSLYSLANLENLSIKSGDKLNNIDFVKNMPKLKRLSLDNTFVHDIKDITDKETIISLQLKGNRQLNNIESIASLKNLKSLQFESYSDNIQTTSLSNLENLTEVTVSADFLELIEKSSNIKNYPL; this is encoded by the coding sequence ATGAAATTTGTTAACTTAAAATGTTCAAATTGTGGTGGTAAATTAAAAATAATAAATAATCATCTAGCAAGATGTAGTTCTTGTCAGTCAGAGTTTATTATTGATGATGAAAAAAATATTGTAAATAACTACATAATTAATAATGAAACGAATAAGAAAAGAAATAATTCATCTTTAATGATTATTCTATTTGTTTTTGTCACAACTATTATAATGGCAATTGTCATTTTAGGCATTGTCTCAAAGAATACAGTGACTAATAATAGTGTGAATACTAACATCAAAAGTGAAGCCTATGCTTATCGTGAAAAACCTGAATCTGAGGCAGGGGTAGCTTTTGTCGAACAAGTTTTTCGAAAAAAGATTGATAACATCCAACCAGAGGAATTAAAAAAGATTAAGTATATATCTGTTACGTCAGATGATTTTTCTGATAATTGGACTATAACTTACAGTTTTAAAAACTGGAGCAATCCTTTTGATAACTTTGAAACCCAAAAAATTATATTGTCTACAGACTTAGCTTTACATGCCCTAGATTTTACAAGTTTCAGTAGACTAACGTATTTGGACTTTAATAATACGTCTGATATAGAGGGAATATGGGAAGGCTTTTCTTTGAAAAATTTAGATAATTTAATATTTTATGGCGGTCATTTTAATCAGTCGTTAGATGTTATTTTAGATGCGTTACCTCAGCCAGAAAAATTAAAATACCTAAAAGTACAAGTTAGAACAGATGATCAGCTTCATCGCTTACAAGAACTTAAGAAATTAGAAAATTTAGACATCACTTATTTAGCTGAAGATGTAAGTGTAGAGAGTATGAAGGAACTTGATCACCTTAAAAGTCTTATGATAGACTGTTACAATTTAAAGGACATCTCATGGTTATCAAATTTTAGTAAATTAAATAGTTTAACACTTAGTAATGTATCAAAAATTTCGGATTATTCTAGTTTATATAGCTTGGCTAATTTAGAAAACCTATCTATAAAATCAGGTGATAAGCTAAACAACATTGATTTTGTAAAGAATATGCCTAAGTTAAAGAGATTATCTTTAGATAATACATTTGTTCATGATATCAAAGATATCACTGATAAAGAAACCATTATTTCTTTACAATTAAAAGGAAATCGCCAACTTAATAATATTGAAAGTATTGCGTCGTTAAAGAATTTAAAAAGTCTTCAGTTTGAATCATATTCTGATAATATTCAAACAACTAGCTTAAGCAATTTAGAAAATTTAACGGAAGTGACTGTATCTGCAGATTTTTTAGAACTTATAGAAAAATCATCTAATATAAAAAATTATCCGTTGTAG